In Streptantibioticus cattleyicolor NRRL 8057 = DSM 46488, a genomic segment contains:
- a CDS encoding right-handed parallel beta-helix repeat-containing protein, producing MNRQVLRVSTTQSGTYRTVSQALAAAGDGALIAIAPGTYAESVTVTRAVTLTADGDPGSVELRAPVGSAVVVDAEAVQLSGLTLAGSDQNAAVVDVRRGQAALDGCTLTGEAWAGVIAWQQGQLALRDCRVTNPRGAGIVVTAATANTMERTTVTDLGSSAVVVAENGRLTVRDSTLERVHGNGICVNGQGQITVESTTVSGSEKPALVVEQQAKAELLRVTVNGSANLDAYLTSSGLTTLTDCSLSGSGGQAVHVSGGAGPLLTGCALTSAASNALHITGGSKPRLENCEITDTPLAVLIDDGSQAAFQRLRVQGAGQAAVQIGGGATAEFRELSVADGSGGLKASGQARLDLRDCDLDTGRATGVELNDGATAALEGVRLRTTGDWSIAVSGGARAQLTSSTVADAGVLVGTDGEAVLRDTDLSGAGGDGIRVLGGGSLTATGCRIHDAKAHGVNVQASARADLTECAVFDNVGDGIRSNSEEPVNVERCDVTNNGGSGVNRLRDDDEPVRDQTPARTAEQAPASSGGRRSGAPAATGPLAELDALVGLSSVKREVTGLINLNKMAQRREELGLPMPPMSRHLVFAGPPGTGKTTVARLYGAVLAELGILSQGHIVEVSRSGLVAQIIGGTAIKTTEVFNKAIGGVLFIDEAYTLTNQSKGSGPDFGQEAVETLMKLMEDHRDEIVVIVAGYSEQMDQFLESNPGMASRFSRTVEFPNYEVSELVTIVQGLCAKHYYELDDAALDALTRYFENIPKGPTFGNGRVARSVFEAMISNQASRLAVDPPHDTAALNRLEAVDIGPIPQGEESEPEPAPEPPAPPRPAAHQAPAEPPPAMRRLAALCGLRDVRAALLKRVNELVARTRDGAPVIPAANIVLAGPEGSGRRAVSTLYAKCLAEARVLGNGVVRRAPLSAVPTRWPEEAAAYTAMLFAEAEGGVLELELDAAFADRPGAERTTVWQAVAGIAARVPHTALVLRGTDAALSQALREHHEIARCFAEYLRFPDYTADELAELVCRRLAARGYQVDRANHPILAAQLADRPPADGAWGVHRFADRIAERAPSPVLRLRDTTTKPAPPAPAPAPDGQAQLRVSEGNDERAPFLAGAAPRHD from the coding sequence GTGAACCGGCAGGTCCTGCGGGTCTCCACGACCCAATCCGGCACCTACCGCACCGTCTCCCAGGCGCTGGCCGCGGCCGGGGACGGCGCGCTGATCGCCATCGCGCCCGGCACCTACGCCGAGTCGGTCACCGTCACCCGCGCGGTCACCCTGACCGCCGACGGCGACCCCGGCAGCGTCGAGCTGCGGGCACCGGTCGGCAGCGCCGTCGTGGTGGACGCCGAAGCCGTACAGCTCTCCGGCCTCACCCTGGCCGGATCCGACCAGAACGCCGCCGTCGTCGACGTCCGGCGCGGCCAGGCGGCGCTCGACGGCTGCACCCTGACCGGCGAGGCGTGGGCCGGCGTCATCGCCTGGCAGCAGGGCCAACTCGCCCTGCGCGACTGCCGGGTGACCAATCCGCGCGGCGCCGGCATCGTGGTGACCGCCGCCACCGCCAACACCATGGAACGCACCACCGTCACCGACCTCGGCTCCTCCGCCGTCGTCGTCGCCGAGAACGGCCGCCTCACGGTGCGCGACAGCACCCTGGAACGCGTCCACGGCAACGGCATCTGCGTCAACGGCCAGGGCCAGATCACGGTGGAATCCACCACCGTCAGCGGCAGCGAGAAACCCGCCCTCGTCGTCGAGCAGCAGGCCAAGGCGGAACTGCTCCGCGTCACCGTCAACGGCTCCGCCAACCTCGATGCCTACCTGACCAGCAGCGGCCTGACCACCTTGACCGACTGCTCCCTCAGCGGTTCCGGCGGCCAGGCCGTCCACGTCAGCGGGGGAGCCGGCCCCCTGCTGACCGGGTGCGCGCTCACCTCCGCGGCCTCCAACGCCCTGCATATCACCGGTGGTTCCAAGCCCCGGCTGGAGAACTGCGAGATCACCGACACCCCGCTGGCCGTCCTGATCGACGACGGCAGCCAGGCGGCCTTCCAGCGGCTGCGCGTCCAGGGCGCCGGGCAGGCCGCGGTGCAGATCGGCGGCGGCGCCACCGCCGAGTTCCGCGAACTGTCGGTGGCCGACGGCTCCGGCGGCCTGAAGGCGTCCGGCCAGGCCCGTCTCGACCTGCGCGACTGTGACCTCGACACCGGCCGCGCCACCGGCGTGGAGCTGAACGACGGCGCCACGGCCGCCCTCGAAGGGGTACGGCTGCGCACGACGGGCGACTGGAGCATCGCCGTCTCCGGCGGCGCCCGCGCCCAGCTGACCTCCTCCACCGTCGCCGACGCCGGCGTCCTGGTCGGCACCGACGGCGAGGCCGTCCTGCGCGACACCGACCTGTCCGGGGCCGGCGGCGACGGCATCCGGGTCCTCGGCGGCGGCAGCCTCACCGCCACCGGCTGCCGCATCCACGACGCCAAGGCACACGGCGTCAACGTCCAGGCGTCCGCCCGCGCCGACCTCACCGAGTGCGCCGTCTTCGACAACGTCGGCGACGGCATCCGCAGCAACTCCGAGGAACCGGTCAACGTCGAACGCTGCGACGTCACCAACAACGGCGGCTCCGGCGTCAACCGGCTGCGTGACGACGACGAACCGGTACGCGACCAGACCCCCGCCCGCACCGCCGAACAGGCACCGGCGTCCTCCGGTGGCAGACGCTCCGGCGCCCCCGCGGCCACCGGCCCGCTCGCCGAACTGGACGCCCTCGTCGGCCTCAGCAGCGTCAAGCGCGAAGTCACCGGGCTGATCAACCTCAACAAGATGGCCCAGCGCCGCGAGGAACTCGGCCTGCCCATGCCGCCGATGAGCCGCCACCTGGTCTTCGCCGGCCCGCCCGGCACCGGCAAGACCACCGTGGCCCGCCTCTACGGTGCCGTCCTCGCCGAACTCGGCATCCTCAGCCAGGGCCACATCGTCGAGGTGTCCCGCTCCGGACTCGTCGCCCAGATCATCGGCGGCACCGCCATCAAGACCACCGAGGTGTTCAACAAGGCCATCGGCGGCGTCCTCTTCATCGACGAGGCGTACACCCTCACCAACCAGTCCAAGGGCAGCGGACCCGACTTCGGCCAGGAGGCCGTCGAGACGCTGATGAAGCTGATGGAGGACCACCGCGACGAGATCGTGGTCATCGTCGCCGGATACTCCGAGCAGATGGACCAGTTCCTGGAGTCCAACCCCGGCATGGCCTCCCGGTTCTCCCGCACCGTGGAGTTCCCCAACTACGAGGTCTCCGAACTCGTCACCATCGTGCAGGGCCTGTGCGCCAAGCACTACTACGAACTCGACGACGCCGCCCTGGACGCGCTGACCCGGTACTTCGAGAACATCCCCAAGGGACCCACGTTCGGCAACGGCCGGGTGGCCCGGTCGGTCTTCGAGGCGATGATCAGCAACCAGGCGTCCCGGCTCGCCGTGGACCCGCCGCACGACACCGCCGCCCTCAACCGCCTGGAGGCCGTCGACATCGGCCCCATCCCGCAGGGCGAGGAGAGCGAGCCGGAGCCGGCGCCGGAACCGCCCGCGCCCCCGCGCCCCGCCGCCCACCAGGCCCCCGCCGAACCGCCGCCCGCCATGCGCCGCCTCGCCGCGCTGTGCGGCCTGCGGGACGTGCGCGCCGCCCTGCTCAAACGCGTCAACGAACTGGTCGCCCGCACCCGGGACGGCGCACCCGTCATCCCCGCCGCCAACATCGTGCTGGCCGGCCCGGAAGGCAGCGGACGCCGCGCCGTGTCCACCCTGTACGCCAAATGCCTCGCCGAGGCCCGTGTCCTCGGCAACGGCGTGGTCCGCCGCGCCCCGCTGTCCGCGGTACCCACCCGCTGGCCCGAGGAGGCCGCCGCCTACACCGCGATGCTCTTCGCCGAGGCCGAGGGCGGCGTGCTGGAACTCGAACTCGACGCCGCCTTCGCCGACCGCCCCGGAGCCGAACGCACCACCGTGTGGCAGGCCGTGGCAGGCATCGCCGCCCGCGTCCCGCACACCGCGCTCGTCCTGCGCGGCACCGACGCCGCCCTCAGCCAGGCGCTGCGGGAACACCACGAGATCGCCCGCTGCTTCGCCGAATACCTGCGGTTCCCCGACTACACCGCGGACGAACTCGCCGAGCTGGTGTGCCGCAGACTCGCCGCCCGTGGCTACCAGGTCGACCGAGCCAACCACCCCATCCTCGCGGCCCAGTTGGCCGACCGTCCGCCCGCCGACGGGGCCTGGGGCGTCCACCGCTTCGCCGACCGCATCGCCGAGCGGGCGCCCTCCCCCGTACTGCGCCTGCGCGACACCACCACCAAGCCCGCGCCCCCCGCGCCCGCCCCGGCACCGGACGGGCAGGCACAGCTCCGTGTATCGGAAGGCAACGACGAGCGCGCACCGTTCCTCGCGGGCGCGGCACCACGTCACGATTGA
- the eccB gene encoding type VII secretion protein EccB, with the protein MQSRRDHLQAYQFATGRLASALVSGDPGTGEAPMRRSGLGAAFGVMVTVLLLLASVVYGLLKPAGTTSWARPGALIVEKETGTRYIYARGQLHPTANYASALLALGGGTAVQQVSRAALADVPRGPALGIPGAPDDVAQPSALLTGGWADCLRPGTGGEALDFDPARARHVAGAARVLVAGPDGTRYVLWQGTKYQVKDRASLIALGLDTQQPVKATAAWLADVPAGTALGPAAIPGNGTGGRTVAGATATIGRLFRTTVGGTAHYYVLRADGMAPLTATESALLAAAPGGEPPRQVSPADIAAVPSSADDSLMHRVPDVLTGTDATADGGTALCLLHSPDPTRQEVTVVREDGPAASGPAVLVPPAHAVLAAPPGNATTTAESYLITDQGVKYRLLGQAAQALGYGGVRPRVLPDVTLRQIPSGPDLSRAQAAAAVPGAH; encoded by the coding sequence GTGCAAAGCCGACGCGACCACCTCCAGGCCTACCAGTTCGCCACCGGCCGACTGGCCTCCGCCCTCGTCTCCGGCGACCCCGGAACCGGCGAGGCACCCATGCGCCGCTCCGGCCTCGGCGCCGCCTTCGGCGTCATGGTCACCGTGCTGCTGCTGCTCGCCTCCGTCGTCTACGGGCTGCTCAAACCGGCCGGCACCACCTCCTGGGCCCGGCCCGGCGCGCTCATCGTGGAGAAGGAGACCGGCACCCGCTACATCTACGCCCGCGGCCAGCTCCACCCCACCGCCAACTACGCCTCCGCGCTCCTCGCCCTCGGCGGCGGCACCGCCGTCCAGCAGGTCTCCCGCGCCGCCCTCGCCGACGTACCCCGCGGCCCCGCCCTCGGCATCCCCGGCGCCCCCGACGACGTCGCCCAGCCCTCCGCGCTGCTGACCGGCGGGTGGGCGGACTGCCTGCGCCCCGGCACCGGCGGCGAGGCGCTCGACTTCGACCCGGCCCGCGCCCGCCACGTGGCCGGTGCCGCCCGCGTCCTGGTCGCCGGCCCCGACGGCACCCGCTACGTGCTGTGGCAGGGCACCAAGTACCAGGTCAAGGACCGCGCCTCGCTCATCGCGCTCGGCCTCGACACCCAACAGCCCGTCAAGGCCACCGCCGCCTGGCTCGCCGACGTCCCCGCCGGCACCGCCCTCGGCCCCGCCGCCATCCCCGGCAACGGCACCGGCGGACGCACCGTGGCCGGCGCCACCGCCACCATCGGCAGGCTCTTCCGCACCACCGTCGGCGGCACCGCCCACTACTACGTCCTGCGCGCCGACGGCATGGCCCCCCTCACCGCCACCGAGAGCGCACTGCTCGCCGCCGCACCCGGCGGGGAGCCGCCCCGCCAGGTCAGCCCCGCCGACATCGCCGCCGTCCCCTCCTCCGCCGACGACTCCCTCATGCACCGCGTCCCCGACGTCCTCACCGGCACCGACGCCACCGCCGACGGCGGCACCGCGCTGTGCCTGCTGCACTCCCCGGACCCGACCCGGCAGGAGGTCACGGTGGTCCGGGAGGACGGCCCCGCCGCCTCCGGCCCGGCCGTCCTCGTCCCCCCGGCGCACGCCGTGCTCGCGGCGCCCCCCGGCAACGCGACCACCACCGCCGAGTCCTACCTGATCACCGACCAGGGCGTGAAGTACCGCCTCCTCGGCCAGGCGGCCCAGGCCCTCGGATACGGCGGCGTCCGGCCCCGCGTCCTGCCCGACGTCACGTTGCGGCAGATCCCCTCCGGCCCCGACCTGAGCCGCGCCCAGGCCGCCGCCGCCGTACCGGGAGCCCACTGA
- a CDS encoding type VII secretion protein EccC — protein MSTVVVKRSPRVPGPEAEEGQIELAEPPVLGEPATADFTSAFVYLPMALGVGAMVMMFTVGARSPSTYMMSGMMGVAMMSMGLGQLGRRGAERKRKMRAERRDYLRYLAQLRKRARQAAAEQRAAAYWDNPRPQDLWAMASGPRLWERRGGHDDFASVRIGLGTRRANLVLIPPETKPVEDLEPLSAVSLRRFTKAYQSVRHLPLPVPLPTFTSVEFAGDGLAALALLRAMIAQLAVAHAPDELRIALLTDAVGRAEWDWLKWLPHNAHPYEEDAAGPLRLVADDHDALFDLLGSEVSDRPDHDPDATPRTTEPFVVVLAYRAHIPDDSRLLGGGLRNLVLLDATGAMTGGPQVLRLTVRDGEVEYPAGDTLVTAEADALTVSEAEALARILAPMRTSGAVEFVDEPLEADFDLSALLGIRDPRSFDVAALWRTRTPQSSRLKVPIGITEDNEVLELDLKESAQAGMGPHGLLIGATGSGKSELVRTLVIGLAATHSSDVLNFVLVDFKGGATFLNMDRLPHTSAVITNLADELHLVDRMRDSLNGEMIRRQELLRESGYTSLFEYEKARLGGAALTPLPSLVIVVDEFSELLANKPEFVDLFVSIGRLGRSLGVHLLLASQRLDEGRIHRVEGHLSYRIALRTFSSMESRSVIGVGSAYELPSAPGNGYLKVDTTNLARFKAAYVSGACPASPATVHTAEPVAGAEEVVAFGMEQRAPAPALEPADDQLAPQPEPAAPEPASDDEESLLEVLVGRLEGAGPPARQVWLPPLESSPSLDQLLPGIVPDPQRGMSAGDYPALGALRVPLGMVDRPFEQLRELLVADLSGADGHLALAGAPQTGKSTMLRTLMLALALTHTPREVQFYCLDFGGGGLQSTAGLPHVGSIATRMERDRVQRTVEELTQLLEVREQRFTDLGLESMTAYRQQREAGRIDDPYGDVFLVIDNWSTIKQDYEDLEPRIIDLAARGLSFGLHVIVSAVRWSEIRPRARDLFGTKFELRLGDTMESEFGSKVAAGVPQQPGRGLTKSKHHFLCALPRLDSSSRTDDLTAATKAAVAEIDTFWTGRPAPGVRLLPAKLPVAKLPAPEGDLRFCLGWDEQRLAPVWHDFATTPHLMVFGDSETGKTNVLRLAIDAITRRYTPQEARILLADTRRALLGDVPEEYRVGFAVDGDSLSQLAGSAAVSVGKRVPGADIAPERLPRRDWWTGPRLFMLVDDYDLYATGPGTGSPLNALAPMLAHSVNIGLHMVISRSTSGATRAMMDPVLRRIWELGSPALLHSYPKEEGKFIGEARPRTLPPGRAQLVTRRGVRLMQVGHAGP, from the coding sequence ATGAGCACTGTGGTCGTCAAGCGCTCACCCCGGGTGCCCGGCCCCGAGGCGGAAGAGGGCCAGATCGAGCTGGCCGAGCCGCCGGTCCTCGGCGAGCCCGCCACCGCCGACTTCACCTCCGCCTTCGTCTACCTGCCGATGGCACTCGGGGTCGGCGCCATGGTCATGATGTTCACCGTCGGCGCCCGCTCCCCGTCCACCTACATGATGTCGGGGATGATGGGCGTCGCCATGATGAGCATGGGCCTGGGCCAGCTCGGCCGGCGCGGCGCCGAACGCAAACGCAAGATGCGCGCCGAACGCCGCGACTACCTGCGCTACCTCGCCCAGTTGCGCAAACGTGCCCGGCAGGCCGCCGCCGAACAGCGCGCCGCCGCCTACTGGGACAACCCGCGCCCGCAGGACCTGTGGGCGATGGCGTCCGGCCCCCGGCTGTGGGAACGCCGCGGCGGCCACGACGACTTCGCCTCGGTCCGCATCGGCCTGGGCACCCGCCGCGCCAACCTCGTCTTGATCCCCCCGGAGACCAAGCCGGTCGAGGACCTCGAACCGCTCTCCGCGGTCTCGCTGCGCCGCTTCACCAAGGCCTACCAGTCGGTGCGCCACCTTCCGCTGCCGGTGCCGCTGCCCACCTTCACCAGCGTGGAGTTCGCCGGCGACGGCCTCGCCGCGCTGGCGCTGCTGCGCGCGATGATCGCCCAGCTCGCGGTGGCCCACGCCCCCGACGAACTGCGCATCGCCCTGCTCACCGACGCGGTGGGACGGGCCGAGTGGGACTGGCTCAAGTGGCTGCCGCACAACGCCCACCCCTACGAGGAGGACGCGGCCGGTCCCCTGCGGCTCGTCGCCGACGACCACGACGCCCTCTTCGACCTGCTCGGCAGCGAGGTCTCCGACCGCCCCGACCACGACCCCGACGCCACCCCGCGCACCACCGAGCCGTTCGTCGTGGTCCTCGCCTACCGCGCCCACATCCCCGACGACTCCCGGCTGCTCGGCGGCGGCCTGCGCAACCTGGTGCTGCTGGACGCCACCGGAGCCATGACCGGCGGCCCCCAGGTGCTGCGGCTGACCGTGCGCGACGGCGAGGTGGAGTACCCGGCGGGCGACACCCTGGTCACCGCCGAGGCCGACGCGCTGACCGTCTCCGAGGCGGAGGCGCTGGCCCGCATCCTCGCCCCGATGCGCACCAGCGGCGCCGTGGAGTTCGTCGACGAGCCGCTGGAAGCCGACTTCGACCTCAGCGCCCTGCTCGGCATCCGCGACCCCCGCTCCTTCGACGTGGCCGCCCTGTGGCGCACCCGCACCCCGCAGAGCTCCCGGCTGAAGGTGCCCATCGGCATCACCGAGGACAACGAGGTGCTGGAGCTGGACCTCAAGGAGTCGGCGCAGGCCGGCATGGGCCCGCACGGCCTGCTCATCGGCGCCACCGGCTCCGGCAAGAGCGAGCTGGTCCGCACCCTGGTCATCGGGCTCGCCGCCACCCACTCCTCCGACGTGCTCAACTTCGTGCTCGTCGACTTCAAGGGCGGCGCCACCTTCCTCAACATGGACCGCCTCCCGCACACCTCCGCCGTCATCACCAACCTCGCCGACGAACTCCACCTCGTCGACCGCATGCGCGACTCCCTCAACGGTGAGATGATCCGCCGCCAGGAACTCCTCCGGGAGAGCGGCTACACCTCCCTGTTCGAGTACGAGAAGGCACGCCTCGGCGGCGCCGCGCTCACCCCGCTGCCCTCGCTGGTGATCGTGGTCGACGAGTTCTCCGAACTGCTCGCCAACAAGCCCGAGTTCGTCGACCTGTTCGTCAGCATCGGACGCCTCGGCCGCTCGCTCGGGGTGCACCTGCTGCTCGCCTCCCAGCGGCTGGACGAGGGCCGCATCCACCGCGTCGAGGGCCACCTGTCCTACCGCATCGCCCTGCGCACCTTCTCCTCCATGGAGTCCCGCAGCGTCATCGGCGTCGGCAGCGCCTACGAGCTGCCCTCCGCCCCCGGCAACGGCTACCTCAAGGTCGACACCACCAACCTCGCCCGCTTCAAGGCCGCCTACGTCTCCGGCGCCTGCCCGGCCTCCCCGGCCACCGTCCACACCGCCGAACCGGTGGCGGGCGCCGAGGAGGTCGTCGCCTTCGGCATGGAGCAGCGCGCCCCGGCCCCCGCCCTCGAACCCGCCGACGACCAGCTCGCCCCGCAGCCCGAACCCGCCGCCCCCGAACCCGCCTCCGACGACGAGGAGAGCCTGCTGGAGGTCCTGGTCGGACGGCTCGAAGGGGCCGGACCGCCGGCCCGCCAGGTCTGGCTGCCCCCGCTGGAGTCCTCGCCCAGCCTCGACCAGCTCCTCCCCGGCATCGTCCCCGACCCGCAACGCGGCATGAGCGCGGGCGACTACCCGGCGCTCGGCGCGCTGCGGGTACCGCTCGGCATGGTCGACCGCCCCTTCGAACAGCTACGGGAACTCCTCGTCGCCGACCTGTCCGGCGCCGACGGCCACCTCGCCCTGGCCGGCGCCCCGCAGACCGGCAAGTCCACCATGCTGCGCACCCTGATGCTGGCCCTCGCGCTCACCCACACCCCGCGCGAAGTCCAGTTCTACTGCCTCGACTTCGGCGGCGGCGGCCTGCAGTCCACCGCCGGACTGCCGCACGTCGGCTCCATCGCCACCCGCATGGAACGCGACCGCGTACAACGCACCGTCGAAGAACTCACCCAACTCCTCGAGGTGCGCGAACAGCGCTTCACCGACCTCGGCCTGGAATCCATGACGGCCTACCGCCAGCAGCGCGAGGCCGGCCGCATCGACGACCCCTACGGCGATGTCTTCCTCGTCATCGACAACTGGTCCACCATCAAGCAGGACTACGAGGACCTCGAACCGCGCATCATCGACCTCGCCGCCCGCGGCCTGTCCTTCGGACTCCACGTGATCGTCTCCGCGGTGCGCTGGTCGGAGATCCGCCCCCGCGCCCGCGACCTGTTCGGCACCAAGTTCGAACTGCGCCTCGGCGACACCATGGAGTCCGAGTTCGGCTCCAAGGTCGCCGCCGGCGTCCCGCAGCAGCCCGGCCGCGGCCTGACCAAGAGCAAGCACCACTTCCTGTGCGCCCTGCCCCGGCTGGACAGCTCCTCGCGCACCGATGACCTCACCGCCGCCACCAAGGCGGCCGTCGCCGAGATCGACACCTTCTGGACCGGACGCCCGGCCCCCGGCGTGCGCCTGCTGCCCGCCAAGCTGCCGGTCGCCAAGCTCCCCGCTCCCGAGGGCGATCTGCGGTTCTGCCTCGGCTGGGACGAACAGCGGCTCGCCCCCGTCTGGCACGACTTCGCCACCACCCCGCATCTGATGGTCTTCGGCGACAGCGAGACCGGCAAGACCAACGTCCTGCGCCTGGCCATCGACGCCATCACCCGCCGCTACACCCCGCAGGAGGCCCGTATCCTCCTCGCCGACACCCGCCGCGCCCTCCTCGGCGACGTCCCCGAGGAATACCGCGTCGGCTTCGCGGTGGACGGCGACAGCCTCAGCCAACTCGCCGGAAGCGCCGCCGTCTCGGTGGGCAAACGCGTCCCCGGCGCCGACATCGCCCCCGAACGCCTGCCCCGCCGCGACTGGTGGACCGGACCCAGGCTCTTCATGCTCGTCGACGACTACGACCTGTACGCCACCGGCCCGGGCACCGGCTCACCCCTCAACGCCCTGGCCCCGATGCTCGCCCACTCGGTCAACATCGGCCTGCACATGGTGATCTCCCGCTCCACCTCCGGAGCCACCCGCGCCATGATGGACCCGGTGCTGCGCCGCATCTGGGAACTGGGCAGCCCGGCGCTGCTGCACTCCTACCCCAAGGAGGAAGGCAAGTTCATCGGCGAGGCCAGGCCGCGCACCCTGCCACCCGGCCGCGCCCAGCTCGTCACCCGGCGCGGGGTGCGGCTGATGCAGGTCGGCCACGCCGGACCGTGA
- a CDS encoding WXG100 family type VII secretion target: MTSYQVSLEQMQFVHGEMDTITQQISQTLSNLDDAAKQNLSQWTSDAREAYNQAKAKWDAAAAEMQKQSAAATSALGQIGEYYTRGEKYGVSLWEQ; encoded by the coding sequence GTGACCTCGTACCAGGTAAGCCTGGAGCAGATGCAGTTCGTCCACGGTGAGATGGACACCATCACCCAGCAGATCTCCCAGACCCTGTCCAACCTGGACGACGCCGCCAAGCAGAACCTCTCCCAGTGGACCAGCGACGCCCGGGAAGCCTACAACCAGGCCAAGGCCAAGTGGGACGCGGCAGCCGCCGAAATGCAGAAGCAGTCGGCCGCGGCCACCTCCGCGCTGGGCCAGATCGGCGAGTACTACACCCGGGGTGAGAAGTACGGCGTCAGCCTCTGGGAGCAGTGA
- a CDS encoding WXG100 family type VII secretion target, translating to MANASTTVDIAGMRAAQPHFEQALSEVGRAHSSMQDQATTLESSWTSDSDGAAPAFIGALNTWLENCEKVRQALQVVTDKLEANTGNYQHVQTNTSDVANHMQQAMSAGLPGF from the coding sequence ATGGCCAACGCGTCCACCACAGTTGACATTGCAGGGATGCGGGCGGCGCAGCCGCACTTCGAGCAGGCGCTCTCCGAGGTCGGCCGCGCCCACTCCAGCATGCAGGACCAGGCCACCACCCTGGAGAGCAGCTGGACCAGTGACTCCGACGGCGCCGCCCCGGCCTTCATCGGCGCCCTCAACACCTGGCTGGAGAACTGCGAGAAGGTGCGGCAGGCGCTCCAGGTGGTCACCGACAAGCTCGAGGCCAACACCGGCAACTACCAGCACGTGCAGACGAACACCAGCGATGTGGCCAACCACATGCAGCAGGCGATGTCCGCGGGTCTGCCCGGGTTCTGA
- the eccD gene encoding type VII secretion integral membrane protein EccD: MTTALPTPGNPRAVSTEVCRLTIAGPAGRADLAVPVNTPVSALLPVLMRHIPTDPGRPAGTWTLQRLGEAPLGLDATPLSAGLHHGDVLYLRPADDPLPELEFDDVSDGVAHTVGSHLDRWRPELTRRLFLGLAWLALAALAAAVPAAGHGPLVPVVYGVAAIVLGACCALDPRRPADQATALITGIGSVVLAALAGLTAAHGTAGLLAPGRTDVLIGAGCALVVSAVLLSSPRLPLAVTGTALLGAALAGVTALLATACDWDAVRSTATVAVVFFLFGHMAPRASLRLARIRVPQLPRNAEELQEDIDPQPERLLRRRSTTADAILTVTSVCTGLLCVAAFALLTSATGWIGPVFTLVFSGALLLRSKSLKATWQRVPAAVGGALGLLVTVLSWTASASSAGERCALLIGLLIGVVLLLVGAWRLPTARLLPIWGHTADILELLTALALLPLLLQLLHAYAYFRALVS, translated from the coding sequence ATGACCACCGCACTCCCCACCCCCGGCAACCCGCGGGCGGTGAGCACCGAGGTGTGCCGGCTGACCATCGCCGGGCCCGCCGGCCGCGCCGACCTCGCCGTGCCCGTCAACACCCCGGTCTCCGCGCTGCTGCCGGTGCTGATGCGCCACATCCCCACCGACCCCGGACGCCCGGCCGGCACCTGGACGCTGCAACGCCTCGGCGAGGCCCCGCTCGGCCTGGACGCCACCCCGCTCAGCGCCGGCCTCCACCACGGCGACGTGCTCTACCTGCGCCCCGCCGACGACCCGCTGCCGGAGCTGGAGTTCGACGACGTATCCGACGGCGTCGCCCACACCGTCGGCTCCCACCTGGACCGCTGGCGCCCCGAACTGACCCGCCGCCTCTTCCTCGGCCTGGCCTGGCTCGCCCTCGCCGCGCTCGCCGCCGCCGTCCCCGCCGCCGGACACGGACCGCTGGTCCCGGTGGTCTACGGGGTCGCCGCCATCGTCCTCGGCGCGTGCTGCGCCCTGGACCCCAGGCGCCCCGCCGACCAGGCCACCGCACTGATCACCGGGATCGGCTCGGTCGTCCTCGCCGCCCTGGCCGGACTGACCGCCGCCCACGGCACCGCCGGACTGCTGGCACCCGGACGCACCGACGTCCTCATCGGCGCCGGCTGCGCCCTCGTCGTCTCCGCCGTCCTGCTCTCCAGCCCCCGCCTGCCGCTCGCGGTCACCGGCACCGCGCTGCTCGGCGCCGCGCTCGCCGGCGTCACCGCCCTGCTGGCCACCGCCTGCGACTGGGACGCCGTCCGCAGCACCGCCACCGTCGCCGTGGTCTTCTTCCTCTTCGGCCATATGGCCCCCCGCGCCTCACTGCGGCTGGCCCGCATCCGTGTCCCCCAACTCCCGCGCAACGCCGAGGAACTCCAGGAAGACATCGACCCCCAGCCCGAACGCCTGCTGCGCCGCCGCTCCACCACCGCCGACGCCATCCTGACCGTCACCAGCGTCTGCACCGGACTGCTGTGCGTGGCCGCCTTCGCCCTGCTCACCTCGGCCACCGGCTGGATCGGGCCGGTCTTCACCCTTGTCTTCTCCGGCGCGCTGCTGCTGCGTTCCAAGAGCCTGAAGGCCACCTGGCAGCGGGTGCCGGCGGCGGTCGGCGGAGCCCTCGGCCTGCTCGTCACGGTGCTGTCCTGGACGGCGTCCGCCTCCTCCGCCGGCGAGCGCTGCGCGCTGCTGATCGGCCTGCTGATCGGCGTGGTGCTGCTGCTCGTCGGCGCCTGGCGGCTGCCCACCGCACGGCTGCTGCCGATCTGGGGGCACACCGCGGACATCCTGGAGCTGCTGACCGCGCTGGCCCTGCTGCCGCTGCTGCTCCAACTGCTGCACGCCTACGCCTACTTCCGCGCCCTGGTCAGCTGA